A stretch of Cucumis sativus cultivar 9930 chromosome 2, Cucumber_9930_V3, whole genome shotgun sequence DNA encodes these proteins:
- the LOC105434535 gene encoding cytokinin dehydrogenase 3: MNENLPVPAYFIITFFISRLKSSINKSKAWTTTTTVNQQPNNLQNDPETLTIASSDYGNMVKETPAAVLEPSSINDVVQLISYAYNNPIPFHIAARGQGHSVRGQAMAKNGVVIDMSALRRNRKTPGIVVSCRRWTTGEFYVDVGGEQLWIEVLNATLGYGMTPVSWTDYLYITVGGTLSNAGISGQSFRYGPQVSNVVEMDVVTGKGNMMTCSPRKNCELFHAVLGGLGQFGIIARARIALEPAPTRVKWVRMLYTNFVAFTKDQEHLISLNGRKQVNALNYLEGLVLLHHGSPDNWRSSFFPLSDHSRIISLANQNSVIYCLEVVKYYDHHTQSTVDKDLEVLLEGLDYESGFKFEKDVTYVEFLNRVRSGELKLQSKGLWDVPHPWLNLFVPRSRIIDFDSGVFKDIIVRRNITKGPILIYPMNRSKWDDRNSTVIPDEEVFYTVGFLNSSGFDDWKKFEEQNEEILEYCEKSGIEIKQYLPHYKTQTQWIHHFGSKWTTFQHNKFKFDPKHILSPGQKIFNS, translated from the exons ATGAATGAAAATCTTCCAGTTCCAGCTTATTTCATAATCACTTTTTTCATAAGCCGATTAAAATCAAGCATAAACAAATCCAAGGCATGGACTACTACAACCACCGTAAACCAACAACCAAACAACCTCCAAAACGACCCCGAAACTTTAACCATAGCCTCGTCGGATTACGGGAACATGGTTAAGGAAACCCCAGCCGCGGTTCTTGAACCATCTTCAATAAACGACGTAGTTCAGTTAATCTCTTATGCGTATAACAACCCCATCCCATTTCATATAGCCGCAAGAGGACAAGGACATTCCGTACGTGGTCAGGCAATGGCCAAAAACGGCGTCGTTATCGACATGTCGGCACTGCGACGGAATCGGAAAACCCCCGGAATCGTTGTGTCGTGTAGGCGGTGGACGACGGGGGAGTTTTACGTGGATGTGGGAGGGGAACAGCTGTGGATTGAGGTGTTGAATGCGACTTTGGGATATGGGATGACGCCGGTTTCGTGGACAGATTATTTGTATATCACAGTGGGGGGGACGTTGTCAAATGCAGGAATCAGCGGGCAGAGCTTTCGGTACGGTCCACAGGTCAGCAATGTGGTGGAGATGGATGTCGTCACTG GGAAAGGGAATATGATGACTTGCTCTCCCAGAAAGAATTGTGAGCTTTTCCATGCCGTTCTTGGAGGGTTGGGTCAATTTGGAATTATTGCTCGGGCAAGAATTGCTTTGGAACCAGCTCCAACTAGG gttAAATGGGTACGAATGTTGTACACTAACTTTGTCGCATTCACTAAAGATCAAGAGCATTTGATCTCGttgaatggaagaaaacaaGTGAATGCTCTTAATTATTTGGAGGGTTTAGTTTTGTTGCATCACGGCTCACCAGATAATTGGCGCTCCTCGTTCTTTCCATTGTCAGACCATTCCAGAATAATCTCTTTGGCCAATCAAAACTCTGTTATTTATTGCCTCGAAGTTGTTAAATACTATGATCATCATACTCAATCTACCGTAGATAAG GACCTTGAAGTATTACTAGAAGGCTTAGATTATGAGAGTGGGTTCAAGTTTGAGAAAGACGTAACATATGTTGAATTTCTAAATAGGGTTAGAAGTGGAGAGTTGAAGCTTCAATCTAAGGGACTATGGGACGTTCCTCATCCATGGTTGAATCTATTCGTACCGAGATCTCGTATCATAGATTTCGATTCGGGTGTCTTCAAAGACATAATAGTAAGACGAAACATAACCAAGGGACCTATCTTGATATATCCAATGAACCGATCGAA ATGGGATGATAGAAATTCAACAGTAATACCAGATGAAGAAGTGTTCTACACAGTAGGGTTCTTGAACTCAAGTGGGTTTGATGATTGGAAGAagtttgaagaacaaaatgaAGAGATATTAGAATATTGTGAGAAATCAGGaattgaaatcaaacaatatCTCCCTCATTACAAAACCCAAACACAATGGATTCATCATTTTGGTTCCAAATGGACAACTTTCCAACACAACAAATTCAAGTTTGACCCTAAACATATTCTCTCTCCAGGacaaaaaattttcaattcctgA
- the LOC105434536 gene encoding uncharacterized protein LOC105434536, with protein sequence MKKQTTSNKPQLCIFASSLFRIYIFATPDALSLSLMEESRKTHDFVRTEASTEKTEDMDDDILAWISLEDETVGELMMLLDDEEKSRPVEEKVKFIEDPYSSAVVFQSSSSYVTINGNEESCGSSFSESDSSMMASVDMNGARIKVMEIDCETVDKWKMWSEERLMKEEEEVSGVSEGIMSWDEDDLARFIGDEE encoded by the coding sequence atgaaaaaacaaacaacctCTAACAAACCCCAGCTTTGTATTTTCGCCTCGTCACTTTttcgaatatatatattcgcCACACCCGAcgctctttctctctcactcatGGAGGAATCGCGGAAGACCCATGACTTTGTTCGAACCGAGGCGTCCACGGAGAAGACGGAGGATATGGACGATGACATTCTGGCTTGGATTTCGTTGGAAGATGAGACAGTAGGCGAACTCATGATGCTTCTGGATGACGAGGAGAAAAGCCGTCCGGTGGAGGAGAAAGTGAAGTTCATCGAGGATCCGTACTCATCGGCGGTGGTTTTTCAATCGTCTTCCTCGTACGTGACTATCAACGGAAACGAAGAGAGTTGCGGTTCATCTTTCTCTGAATCGGACTCGTCGATGATGGCGAGCGTGGACATGAACGGAGCGAGGATTAAAGTGATGGAAATCGATTGTGAAACTGTCGATAAATGGAAGATGTGGAGCGAGGAGAGGTTGATgaaggaggaagaggaagtgTCGGGTGTATCGGAGGGAATCATGAGTTGGGATGAAGATGATTTAGCGAGGTTCATCGGCGACGAAGAATAG
- the LOC101205432 gene encoding probable polyamine oxidase 5, with protein MVVKKAKIVIIGAGMAGLTAANKLYTAEGSKDLFDISVVEGGGRIGGRINTAEFMGERIEMGATWIHGIGGSPIYKIAEQIGALHSDQSWECMDGYSGQSTTVAEGGIELSPATVDPISTLFQKLMDFAQGKITGDSDILQQANYDKRSIGEFLQQGIDSYWVSKNGETEVNGCKEWSQKSLEEAIFAMYENNQRTYTSAGDLSTLDFISESEYQMFPGEEITIAKGYLSVIESIASVLPPGLVQLGKKVTKIEWHPELDPPNIPTPVTLHFADGSHISADHVIVTVSLGVLKAGTQPDSPSPLFHPPLPSFKTEAISRLGFGVVNKLFLRLAPVTENGLNLKRTHQFPCLNFVFHQPDSKFRRKKIPWWMRKTTSLRPIYQNSSLLLSWLAGEEALHLEKLKDDEIINGVSTTISNFLIQKSESENSESDSNCCNKMNGHRNIEFSFSQVLKSQWGSDPLFLGSYSYVAVGSSGEDLDAMAEPLPRTEESSKSPLLQILFAGEATHRTHYSTTHGAYFSGLREANRLLHHYNCT; from the coding sequence atggtgGTAAAGAAGGcgaaaattgtaattattggGGCGGGAATGGCAGGGCTCACTGCAGCGAATAAGCTCTACACGGCGGAGGGTTCGAAAGATTTGTTTGATATCTCCGTAGTGGAGGGAGGCGGGAGAATCGGCGGGAGAATTAACACGGCTGAGTTTATGGGGGAGAGAATTGAGATGGGTGCCACGTGGATCCATGGAATCGGCGGCAGTCCAATTTATAAAATCGCCGAACAAATTGGTGCTCTTCACTCCGACCAGTCATGGGAGTGCATGGATGGCTACTCAGGCCAATCTACCACAGTTGCAGAAGGCGGCATCGAGCTCTCTCCGGCTACTGTCGACCCCATTTCCACTCTTTTCCAAAAGCTTATGGATTTCGCTCAGGGAAAAATTACCGGCGACTCCGACATTCTCCAGCAAGCTAATTACGACAAACGGAGCATCGGAGAATTTCTTCAGCAAGGCATCGATTCGTACTGGGTTTCTAAAAATGGCGAAACTGAGGTTAATGGGTGTAAAGAATGGAGCCAAAAATCTCTCGAGGAAGCCATTTTCGCCATGTATGAAAACAACCAAAGAACTTACACCTCCGCAGGCGACCTCTCGACGTTAGATTTCATCTCAGAAAGTGAGTACCAAATGTTCCCTGGTGAAGAAATCACTATCGCCAAAGGCTATTTGAGCGTAATCGAATCAATCGCCTCTGTTCTTCCTCCTGGTTTAGTCCAATTGGGTAAGAAAGTCACCAAAATCGAATGGCATCCTGAACTTGATCCTCCGAATATTCCAACGCCGGTGACGTTGCATTTTGCCGACGGCTCCCACATCTCGGCCGATCATGTAATCGTCACCGTTTCACTCGGAGTTCTCAAGGCCGGAACTCAGCCAGATTCACCTTCACCTCTGTTTCACCCTCCCTTACCCTCCTTCAAAACGGAGGCGATTTCCCGACTGGGATTCGGCGTTGTTAACAAGCTATTTCTCCGCCTAGCTCCGGTCACCGAAAACGGCCTCAATTTAAAGAGAACCCACCAATTTCCTTGCCTGAATTTCGTTTTTCACCAGCCGGATTCGAAGTTCCGGCGGAAAAAAATACCATGGTGGATGAGAAAAACTACCAGTCTTCGACCAATCTACCAAAATTCGTCCTTATTGCTATCTTGGTTAGCCGGAGAAGAAGCTCTTCACCTCGAAAAACTGAAAGATGATGAAATCATCAATGGAGTTTCAACAACGATCAGTAACTTCCTGATTCAGAAATCCGAAAGCGAAAATTCAGAATCAGATTCCAATTGCTGCAACAAAATGAACGGCCACCGAAACATTGAATTCAGCTTCAGCCAGGTTTTGAAGAGCCAATGGGGCAGCGATCCTCTGTTTCTAGGCTCATACTCATACGTTGCAGTAGGATCAAGCGGTGAAGATTTGGACGCCATGGCAGAGCCATTGCCAAGAACAGAAGAATCTTCAAAATCTCCATTACTACAGATTCTGTTTGCAGGTGAAGCAACTCATAGAACTCATTACTCCACCACACATGGAGCTTATTTCAGTGGCCTTAGAGAGGCCAACAGGTTGCTTCACCATTACAATTGCACTTGA